The genomic segment GCACAACTCGACGCAGTGAATTTGTGCATCGGCGCGAGAACCAGGCTGAGAGAACCAGGCTGCGAGAACATGTCTCTCTGAAGTTTCTGTGTCGACGGTATTGTCCGGCGCATTTCCAGGGCAACACGGCGGTCACAGCATGAGGAATCGCGTTTGCCAGAAAGTGCTCTCCGCACTTCGAGAACACCTTACTCGAGAAATCACTCTGTAACATGAAATGCGAAGTACATCTGTCTTTAAAACCTCACACATGCAGGCCGGAACACCAGTGGCTTGCATGGGTTTACCGCattgcatatatgtatatacatatatatacatatacatattatatatatatatatatatgtgtgtgtgtatgtacatctTCACAAACACATGCATCCTGCTCTCGATCCGTTTGTCAATTTTCGGTCGATGTGTACGTGAACCCACTTTGTCCACGTGTTGCCTCTGGAAGAGGTTTGTGACTGCAGCTTCCACGAAGGACTAAATGTGCTCATGCATGCGACCAGAATGCTGAGTTAGTTttgcgtctttgtctcctaGGAGTGAAGAGATATGTTTACATTTTTGGAGTCTCTCCGGCGACGCGGCCTTCGACGAGATGCGAAAAGAATTCTACAGAGAATCAGACGCAGTCGTGCTCATCTTTGACCTCACGTCTCGTGCCTCCTTCGACCGCCTTTCTACATGGCTTCGAGATCTGCAGACCCTTCTCGATGATCGCCGGTTCACTCTATTTCTGTGCGGCTACAAAGTGAGGACGAAACTGACAGTTTGCATTCCTTTTAATCAAGCATATATACTAATCTTATCCAGTACCACTTTCTCACACTCACGCACACTCATACGCATTTGTGCaattatacatatacaaaaacttacatatatatatatatatatatttatatatatatacacactAGAGAACTCGATACCACACGCGTGCTTACACACACTATACAAGTCGTCCAACACAGacctgtgtgcatgcagagaaatgCATTCTCGTGAACAGAGTTGCCGAGACGAGTGACAGCCCTCTTCTCAAGTACACGCTCACACAGTTTTTGTTGAACGGCACGAGCGGAACAGAAAACTGCGGCGAGAGACTTTCTCTTTCCGGTTTATCTGTCAAAGGATTATTTTCGAattctttcttttcgagGCGGACTCGGCAAGCCGCGTTGTCGAGGAAAGCGACGGACGTCTGTGGGCCTTAAAAAACGGCTTGCCTTACTTCGAAGTGTCGAGTGCAGGGGGACAGAGTGTAGATGCACTCTTTGAGAGTTTGATTCTCTCCCTGCCTCTTATTTCTTCTTgaacgagaaggcgcagagaatGCACAAAACAGCTACGACGTTGAGTTTCTCCATGGACGTAGCTACCAACCGTGGGAGCTTTGTGTGCGGAACTGTAGAGTCTTTTGTACACGACTCGAGCTCATTTCTCGCATATTGCGTTCGTCGAAGGAGGTTGAGTACGCATTCAAAACCATGAGATTGGAACCGTTTGACACGTCCACGAAAGAATCCATATGAGCCCAATTTTCTCCGATACCGCGGTTCCGTATTGAAAGCGTGACGTTTCAGTTCGAATTCCTCGAGCTATTTCTTCAGGACCACACGGTCCCTTTCATATGCGATGTGAGTTGTGACTGTTTCCTTTGACCAGCAAATCTACACTTTAGTGACAAATACTCTcagtcgccttttctctgggTAGGAACCTCATGCGAAGGTCGCTTTATCAAAACGAAGAGCCTTCCTCGACTGCACATCTTTCGTCTGCATGAGCTGCGTCGTTGCGCGTACGCTTGTTTGTACGCAGCGGCGAATGTTGGAACAGGTACTACTGCCGCTGTCTGTTGATCGAGGTGTACAGTCTGTGAGTTTGAGTTCTCCAGTGCACAAACGAGGACCTTCGTGTGCCTGTTTTACGTGGACGCTTTCTCGTCTGAGTGAGAAAGACGGTTTCTCTGACACACTCCTGCTCGCGAGAAGGTCTCGACACCGTTGCACAGGACGCCtccagaaacggagagagaaaggcgcctcaacgcgcagaaaaaacgaaagacgcGACTGGAAACTCGTCAAAAAGCGAAAGACACACGACTAAGCAGTCAGACCCGCCAGAGATGTGCACCGACAAAACAAatgttcttctgtttttcacacaaaacaacagaagaaaggtCACAGTCGCTCCAGCCACCACGTCCTCTCCTCATCCACTCTGAAGCTATACGCGCcaatacatatacatatggaaatacacatatgtacatatatatacatatatatacatatatatatatatatatatatatatatatatatgtattcatgGATGGATAGATACTTCTCCCCATACTGCAGATGCGTATGGATATAAAGGTGCGTAGATCTGAGCGTAGGAGACAGACGTAGACGCGTGGAAGCAGGTGGaaatgtgcatgcactggagCATTGTTTGCTGCTTTAAATTTCGAGTTTCTCTGGGGGCCATGTCTCGAATTTCTGTCGAGCGTGGCGCTGGAAGCGGAgatgtctgtcttcttcataAGCTTTTTTCTCATCTTTGACGGCCTCGAGCACAGGCGGAAACTGCGCGAGCAGGCGTGTGAGCTGGACGTCTTTCTGTTCGAGATTCAGAAGGGACCAGAAGGACCTggagagcgcatgcagaagagaaaaacgtgaTTGATCCatcggagagaaagagaaaggaagttgcagagagagaggaagacgccgcGCTCCTGTCGGCGCCCACGAGctcagaaaggaaaacgcgaaacaaCAAACTTACTGGTGAATGGTGGCGACGTTGAGACCGAAGGCCTTGAGCATGCGACGTTTGCACGCGAGCCACCCAGACACCTTGGGTCGGCCAGGTCCTGAAGAAAAACCGAGTTTCCGGTTTCCGTTCGTGATGCAATTtcaaaagaagacacacgagaacaaagaaacgcTGCCGCCCTCCTTGTGGGCTATCTCCCGTGTTGAAAAACGTTCAAAGGGGaagtcgcttctctcggcctctctgtctctgcttcttctctctcctctgttcgtGTCATTCCTTCCTTACCGAGAGGCAGGAGGTAGTCGTACTCGAGGGCAAGATTCCTCGACCGGACGAGGTGACCTGCGAACCAGCAGTGCTGCTCATCCCACTGGCGACCAGCCGAGCAGTTGATGAGCGCGTCCGTGATGTGGAGTCTCTTCAGCGCAGCGTCCACGTCGAGCTGAAGCAGTTCGTTGCCCTGCAGAAGCGGCGCGCGCGGAAGGCAGAACGtacgagacagaaaaggcgacgaaggcggacggaggagagaaggaaggccaGCGGAACGCGAGGTGGACGCGGCAAAACGGGGGcatgaaggacgcagagaaagaagagaagtggaagacaagagacgcagagaaagagaaagaaagaggaacgaaggaagaagagaaggacggaaaAGAGTGACATAACAAGAtaagaaaaaacacagagcaAGGAACTCGaacggaaaggaaaaaaacggacaAAACGAGCACAACCTTCTCCAGCGACACACACGCGCGCCAAACAGATATCGCGTATGTCtatgtctttctctctttttctcactGCCTTCCTTTcactgtgtctttctctctctttctttgtaCAACAAGAGAATGACGCAAgatggaaagaagaggaagagagggcagagcgacagagaaggctTGAGCCTccgcagaagagcgacgcgcTCGGAAGCCGACCGAGGCGATGTGATCCACTTACCTGCGGCTGAGCATTGATGAGGATTTTGTCCAGCCACGACAGATGGAGATGCTTCTGAAACGCGAAGGGAACAGCCTTTTTCACTTCCACTTccctcttcggcttctccacGTCGACGCAGTACAAAGTTTGATACAGAAAAAACTGCACCCAGCCGCTGTTCTCGAGCTGctccagagacagctgaagaAAACACTCAAAAGAACGAAAATCGCAATCCATATACCTATCCACCTGGCCCTCATGTGATAATTCCATCGAACCAAAAGCAGCTTGTAAGAAAATTAATCCAATTAAATATGATAGGCATTTAGCCACACATACTACTCACAGAAACGGACACAAACACAGCGGCAATGGAAACATATCagacatgtacatatatatatatatatataaatgcacaGACATATGCGTACATACATCtatagaaatatatataagtatatatacatatacatatatacatgtatataaaaATAAATACAGATattatacatacatatatatatatatatggatcgATGTGGATCTGTTGTCTCTATCCTTCCGTGTATGCTTGTCTTCGGGCATTTGGGGAgattcttttttttcgaggagagaagccgagctTCGTCGGCGTCTCCGAGTTACGTTTTCGAGATAGGTCCGCCCAGATAGAAGAACTCGAAACTGCGTGGAACGCATTCCCTCACCGGTTCACAGGCTcgctggaggaagagggcgAGAGTCGATTTCGCCGTCTCGTCGGAGGGAAGACatctgaagaagcagcaaggTCCGGTCCACAcaggaaatggagaagaaaaggagacgagttGTCACCTTGCACCTCTTGGGTCGTCGAACTGACACAGGACGGTGAAAGATCGACCAGGAGCTCACACAGAGCCACAGAAAACGCGCCTTGGGCATTGAAACGAACGCACAGTGCAACCTTGTATTATTTAACTCAGTTAACTAGTATTAGGTTTGACACTCTCTACGAACCGATCTAAAATCGTGACAGTCCGGGACTCGACACACACCAAGGCGGAGAGCTCTTCTctgaaaggcgaagaaaatacgacgaacagacagagacagaggtcaagagagagggcactgaagcaagaaagaggaaaacgcatacagagacagagcgaaaaagagagagggattGTCGAAGAACCGCTGGTTCATTGGACACAGGAACGATTTGATTTGTTTCTCACAGGTCGTAGCTGCCTTGCAAAGTGAGGGCAAAAGCAAGTCCGGCGTAGTCGAAAGGCATGCAGCCGAGACTGTCATGCAGCGGACTCTTTCTCGGTCccgaagaggacgcagactGGAGAGCAAGGAGGCGGCGATGGACTTCCAGAGCTAACTTGGAGACGAGACCAGTGTAGTCGCGCGAGAGCAGATCTGGCGGACCGAATTGGTTGTGGTCTGCAGCGCGAAAAACACCAGGCatcgctgctctctgcttctgaaaTCTCTCGCGTCTTGGAGAGACGAACAGCGGCCGTCCTCGCTGTGCGCGTCCTTCCGACAAATTCCTCACCCCAACACAGAGTCACTCTGAAAATGCGTGTCTCGACATCTTCCTACCTCTGCACTGTTCACCCTCTCGCGGTCTCAACGCGAAAATTCTCAGTACACAAAAGGACTGCGTATCTGGAAAAAGGGAACGTGGACTCGCGCGAACGAAGGTTTGCGCTCCAgcgctcttctccgtcgctgaCCCACAACATGTTCCTACGACTGTGCAGCAGGTAGCAACCTCCAGGCAGAGACCTCGagctctctctgcacctcaccgccggagggagagaggtATCTACCTGACTGGTGTGATGGAGAAGATCCGTCACCAGGTTTCTGGTTCAAATTTGTGAACGAATGACGCAAACACCGTTGGACCTGTCCATGtgagagatgcagaagcgGTTCATGCTTGCGTCGACTCACTGGCCTCGCTTTCTGCCGTCGCCTCCTGAGGCCTGGCTACGCACAAGACTCCCTCCCTTTCCGTGCACCGCTCCTCCTTTTTTTTGCGCTCTGTTACTCCCTCGTTCCCCAGTCCTGGACGTCCTTTTCCGGAGGAAAGCGAACCgactcgctcttcctccgcgtCTGTCTGGTCTCCGTCTTTCGACAATTCCAAGGTGTCTCTCGGTTGGCTCCATCTGTCAGAGACGTCGCAGTCTGCCTGCACCCTCCAGCACGGCTTCCCcttccgctgcatgcgtctcgcCTCACCTGGAGCGTCGTCGCCTACGCCCAAGAGAGCCAGCGTCAGAGCCATGTTTGCCAGCGTCGGTGTTCGCCATTTCTGAACAGCGTTCGCGACaagggggaaggcgagagagagaagagacgcatgcacgaatCGGGAACCgcggaggcgaggcagaaaggcgaagatggacgagagagaacagagcggaaggcgcgagacagaagagagcaagagaggagacgaaggagaagaagagaaacgcagaacgaCGCGCGAGAGCAGATCCCCGTCTGGATGAGTCGTCCCCGACTTTGTTTCCGAAGAACGTACTTCCAGATTCGCCTCGACATGCTCCAGCAGCGTCGGAAGGAGATGCCATGACCGATACTCGAGACAAGCGAATGCGTAGAGGAGGCGAGGTACCTGGCGGGCCTGCGAGCGTCGTCCGagcaagaaagaaagacgaaaagataagaaagaaaaggcaggcGAGGTGATGCCCGGAACACACACGGAAACCTCGAATCTCAAAGAGCAACCGTAGATGAACAACAGGTGATACACAACCTAGCAAACGACCTGCTTCGATTGGAAGTCCTCTCAACCCACTGCACaatgagagagaaaaagcttTGTCGAAAACGTGGAAGCCATGATCTACCTTACACAACCCATTTGTGCATGTACAGATGTCCATATATGTAATTGAAAGCACGCATTcttataaatatatatatatatatatatacatatatatatatacataaatgtatGAGAGTATCAATGTTGATGATCCTTATATACGAATATGCTTGCATCTATAAGCATATGCAAATCCATATCTTTTTCCACATCTGTATGTGTTTGAAATAAAAACGTAATAGCCAACCAAGTGACGCTGAAACTTTCGACTCCCTCGGACTGAAGGAACAGCTAGATGTTGGCTTAAAACGTCTGAGCACAACATGCGCGCGACTGCCTGCGAAGGGGAGATTGTCGCGTCTTTCTCAAGACGGAACGAcgcgagacgcatgcacggtTATCCTTGTTCCCCAAGAGAGAAAATAGGGGGAAGAGCTCGCCAAGCCTTCGGAGATTTGTACAGGGAACTCTCATGACTTTAGACTCACGGTGCGAAGCCTCTATGTTCTCTTTTATGGAGCGCGTACAATCCGAGGAAgctcaacgcatgcagtttgccCAGTCTTCGGCAGAACGTCCCTACCTCAATTAAATGCTTTCGTTCAATCAGGTCGTACACGAGGAACTTGAAGCTCGGCAGCGCTTGAATCACCTGCTTGTCCTTGGTCGCCCTATAGCGAAAACGCACATTTGAATGAGGAAAATGAAGAAACAATCTGAACTAAAGGAACAGGAGGAGTGAGTGGATGTCAAGAAGGCAGAAGTCGCTTGGAAGGCGAAACAGCAAGGAACTCGTTTTGCAtgaggaggagcagaaaggCCTTCGagtgaagagacgaaaaacgcctCGGAATGAAGAACAGATGCAGGACCCCGAcaaagagacaaggaagagacagaacggaaTTCCGCAGCGAGCTGAGCAAGTCGAGATGAAGCCACACACatcaagaagaaaacgcgtaGCGGGCGCAGAACAGAAGGCCggcgcctcgctctccccaACTCTCAACGGGAGtgaaggaaaagcagaaagtcGAAGACAAGAACAGAGGAACGAGCAGGTCAGAAGCACAGCGAAACCAGAGAGACTGCAGCACGACAAAGAAACCTGTAGAACCTTACCAAAATGAATTAAATCCAAAAACGTTCCCCAAATGACAGAAGCAACGAACCAGCCAGTCATACGCCGGATAGTCGTCCTTCCTCATGTACTGTCGATACAGCCTACGAcacaaaaaaaacagagcacACACAACAACGTCGACAACGAGATCAAACGCCACCTAAAAGCAGACCTCTTTGCACTGTCAATTTAAataatatatacataaatatctaaataaatatacatatatatatatatatatatattttatatGTATTAATAGACACTTACGTGTATttatataaatgtatatatgtatatatatttatatatatgtataaatagaTACTTAAGTGTATTTAtataaatttatatatatatatatatatacttaagTGTATTTCTATAAATGTGTGTGgaaagatatatatatatatttatatgtgtataaATAGATACTTAAGAGTATttatataaatgtatatatatatatatatatgtatatgtatatttaaATGCATGTGTGAAGGGTGCAGGGGAAATCGTTACGCAAGGAGGACAGAAGGAGGACGAAGCGAAGATGGCACACTCGGGAGGCAGAGCAGCGGGGTGTGGAAACAGTTCTCCAGCGAAGACTCAGGATTCAAATTTCGACCTCGTTcggcctttctctcgtttgccCTTCTGCCTCATGTTT from the Toxoplasma gondii ME49 chromosome IX, whole genome shotgun sequence genome contains:
- a CDS encoding Ras family protein (encoded by transcript TGME49_267045) — its product is MLTFTPVTRQPQDPIPRRSKPVRVALVGDSGVGKTTLLQCYLEGRDLSSREGFKVKAEPTLGVDYAKKRVRIKSEEICLHFWSLSGDAAFDEMRKEFYRESDAVVLIFDLTSRASFDRLSTWLRDLQTLLDDRRFTLFLCGYKADSASRVVEESDGRLWALKNGLPYFEVSSAGGQSVDALFESLILSLPLISS
- a CDS encoding hypothetical protein (encoded by transcript TGME49_267040), coding for MTTREYEEAFLPRRLKRIKVFNTPPPSELPAFFHKRLDNAHSNPRSILKLYRQYMRKDDYPAYDWLVRCFCHLGNVFGFNSFWATKDKQVIQALPSFKFLVYDLIERKHLIEARQVPRLLYAFACLEYRSWHLLPTLLEHVEANLEKWRTPTLANMALTLALLGVGDDAPDHNQFGPPDLLSRDYTGLVSKLALEVHRRLLALQSASSSGPRKSPLHDSLGCMPFDYAGLAFALTLQGSYDLCLPSDETAKSTLALFLQRACEPLSLEQLENSGWVQFFLYQTLYCVDVEKPKREVEVKKAVPFAFQKHLHLSWLDKILINAQPQGNELLQLDVDAALKRLHITDALINCSAGRQWDEQHCWFAGHLVRSRNLALEYDYLLPLGPGRPKVSGWLACKRRMLKAFGLNVATIHQSFWSLLNLEQKDVQLTRLLAQFPPVLEAVKDEKKAYEEDRHLRFQRHARQKFETWPPEKLEI